The following are encoded together in the Streptomyces rapamycinicus NRRL 5491 genome:
- a CDS encoding M24 family metallopeptidase, with protein MILTDLYPADRLERAREAAAEAGLGALLISPGADLRYLTGYHALPLERLTCLVLPVDGEPLLLVPELERPAALASPAGNLGIEIAGWAETENPYALVAARLPAGTARVGVDNHMWAEKVVAFRAVLPDADQALAGEVLGRLRIRKTEAEAEALRRAGAAIDRVHARMGEWLRAGRTEREVGRDIADAIVTEGHVRADFVIVGSGPHSASPHHELSDRVILPGDPVVVDIGGTTEDGYCSDSTRAYVVGEPPAEYRRLYEVLLTAQRAQTDAVRPGITAEQLDAIGRDVITDAGFGPHFIHRTGHGIGLETHEEPYIVAGSALPLEPGMAFSVEPGIYLPDRFGARIEDIVICTDDGGERLNRTSRELVVLP; from the coding sequence GTGATCCTCACCGACCTCTACCCCGCCGACCGTCTGGAGCGCGCCCGGGAGGCCGCCGCCGAAGCGGGTCTGGGCGCGCTGCTGATCAGTCCCGGCGCCGACCTGCGCTACCTGACGGGTTATCACGCACTTCCCCTGGAGCGGCTCACCTGTCTCGTGCTCCCCGTGGACGGCGAACCCCTCCTCCTGGTGCCGGAGCTGGAGCGGCCCGCCGCGCTCGCGTCCCCCGCGGGGAACCTCGGGATCGAGATCGCCGGATGGGCCGAGACCGAGAACCCGTACGCCCTCGTCGCGGCCAGGCTGCCCGCCGGTACGGCCCGGGTCGGCGTCGACAACCACATGTGGGCCGAGAAGGTCGTCGCCTTCCGCGCCGTACTGCCCGACGCCGACCAGGCGCTCGCCGGAGAGGTGCTCGGCCGGCTGCGGATCCGCAAGACCGAGGCCGAGGCCGAGGCGCTGCGCCGGGCGGGGGCGGCCATCGACCGGGTGCACGCCCGCATGGGCGAGTGGCTGCGCGCCGGGCGCACCGAACGCGAGGTCGGCCGGGACATCGCGGACGCCATCGTGACCGAGGGCCATGTGCGGGCCGACTTCGTCATCGTCGGCTCCGGACCCCACAGCGCCAGTCCCCACCATGAGCTGTCGGACCGGGTGATCCTGCCCGGTGACCCCGTGGTGGTCGATATCGGGGGGACCACCGAAGACGGCTACTGCTCCGACTCCACCCGCGCTTACGTCGTCGGCGAGCCGCCGGCCGAGTACCGGCGGCTGTACGAGGTGCTGCTGACCGCTCAGCGTGCCCAGACCGATGCGGTGCGGCCCGGTATCACCGCCGAGCAGCTGGACGCGATCGGCCGGGATGTCATCACGGACGCGGGCTTCGGGCCGCACTTCATCCACCGCACCGGTCATGGCATCGGGCTGGAAACGCACGAGGAGCCCTACATCGTGGCGGGCTCCGCCCTGCCGCTGGAGCCTGGTATGGCCTTCTCCGTCGAGCCGGGCATCTACCTTCCCGACCGGTTCGGAGCCCGCATCGAGGACATCGTCATCTGCACCGACGACGGCGGTGAGCGGCTCAATCGCACCAGCCGTGAACTGGTCGTACTGCCCTGA
- a CDS encoding 3-oxoacyl-[acyl-carrier-protein] synthase III C-terminal domain-containing protein: MLWQDITIAGTGAWIPPIRPEQEPRGGPGAGQPSMMALNGFTSAAVSKDNTATQMAARAGLKALRHADVASACLSLLVHAGFQDGDHYTPSAYLMRVLGGRDTAGIEVGAASDGGAAALVAAADHLAARPDAKAALVTTGARFPDERWGYSRELGYVAGDAGAAAVLTRGTGFARLVATAHVTESQLEGQTRAREGYTGVARRSPVEETGFMPHIDVLQRATHRCIETVLDEAGVKPADIAHVVPIAIGSVVLDMLLSGSPLGLRADDTSWTYGRHIGHAGPSDVLLALDRTFRSGTLRAGERVLVVSFGVGFRWTTALFEVTRDPVAAAPAGRSQTEGVCP, from the coding sequence GTGTTGTGGCAGGACATCACGATCGCCGGGACCGGCGCGTGGATACCCCCCATCAGGCCGGAGCAGGAGCCGCGGGGCGGACCGGGCGCCGGACAGCCCTCCATGATGGCGCTCAACGGATTCACCTCGGCCGCCGTCTCGAAGGACAACACGGCCACACAGATGGCGGCCCGGGCCGGTCTCAAGGCACTGCGCCACGCGGACGTGGCCAGTGCCTGCTTGAGTCTGCTCGTGCACGCCGGCTTCCAGGACGGGGACCACTACACGCCCTCGGCGTACCTGATGCGGGTGCTCGGGGGAAGGGACACCGCCGGGATCGAGGTCGGTGCCGCCAGTGACGGCGGGGCCGCCGCGCTCGTCGCCGCGGCCGACCACCTGGCCGCCCGGCCGGACGCGAAGGCCGCGCTGGTCACGACCGGTGCCCGGTTCCCGGACGAACGGTGGGGCTATTCCCGGGAGTTGGGCTACGTGGCGGGTGACGCGGGCGCCGCCGCCGTCCTCACCCGGGGGACGGGCTTCGCCCGCCTGGTGGCGACCGCCCATGTCACGGAGTCGCAGTTGGAGGGGCAGACCCGGGCCAGGGAGGGCTACACCGGTGTGGCCCGGCGGTCCCCCGTCGAGGAGACCGGGTTCATGCCCCATATCGACGTGCTGCAACGGGCCACCCACCGCTGCATCGAGACCGTCCTGGACGAGGCCGGGGTGAAACCGGCGGACATCGCGCACGTGGTGCCCATCGCGATCGGGTCGGTCGTGCTCGACATGCTGCTCAGCGGCTCACCGCTCGGCCTCCGCGCCGACGACACCAGCTGGACCTACGGCCGGCACATCGGCCACGCCGGTCCGTCCGACGTCCTGCTCGCCCTCGACCGGACGTTCCGCTCCGGCACGCTGCGGGCCGGGGAACGCGTCCTCGTCGTGAGTTTCGGGGTCGGCTTCCGCTGGACCACCGCGCTGTTCGAGGTCACCCGCGATCCCGTCGCCGCGGCACCCGCCGGTCGCTCACAAACAGAAGGAGTTTGTCCATGA
- a CDS encoding acyltransferase domain-containing protein, whose translation MPGTVAAPRGGILCDLYNRYEAVRETLSRIDKAAQEMGLPNISARLVEQNETSDRRGPEVQYLEIFAVSIATHHMLIAEGAKPIAIVGQSIGELWALAAAGHLSVEDAARLAVARSQVLTRQSWGGKMLAVGVDGRRAESLAELINHPHLVLACENAPRQSVISGPEALIEHVERVADALGWPSLQLDVPHPTHTPAMAQAARDLRESAPRVPYGAGRWRVCSPWLGRDVGDDDPVDLVAGALTSRVRMLHTIRELHAAGADAFVECGEWPVVTKFVEASIPGVQCVVPLSESDPVEAVRALVDESTGGGPFRSRLAAPSSNGHGPVVRVSEPAPAGPVATLPVTDLPVRAAVSEPPAVPVSYVAPVSYVAPVSSPVPAAPPAPAPPFAPVAATPVAVAPAAAPVAAASTVVAPVAVAPASPVAPVASPSSAGSDYETVLAELRTLYGDFLGYPPDLLGEDDGLEAELGVESLKQVALLGMVSDRYDLPDLRANSSLLTVGTLRRIAEAVVQARAGAAGR comes from the coding sequence ATGCCGGGAACGGTCGCTGCCCCGCGCGGAGGCATCCTGTGCGACTTATACAACCGGTACGAGGCCGTACGTGAAACGCTGTCGCGCATCGACAAGGCAGCCCAGGAAATGGGGCTGCCCAACATCAGTGCCCGGCTTGTCGAACAAAACGAGACGAGTGACCGGCGCGGCCCCGAGGTGCAATATCTGGAGATCTTCGCGGTCAGCATCGCCACGCACCATATGCTGATCGCCGAAGGCGCCAAACCCATCGCGATCGTCGGGCAGAGCATCGGGGAACTGTGGGCCCTGGCCGCCGCGGGTCATCTGTCCGTGGAGGACGCCGCGCGCCTGGCCGTGGCCCGGTCCCAGGTACTGACCCGGCAGAGCTGGGGCGGAAAGATGCTCGCGGTCGGAGTGGACGGCCGCCGGGCGGAGTCGCTCGCCGAGCTGATCAACCATCCGCACCTGGTACTGGCCTGCGAGAACGCCCCCCGGCAGAGCGTCATCAGCGGCCCCGAAGCGTTGATCGAACATGTGGAGCGGGTGGCCGACGCGCTCGGCTGGCCAAGTCTCCAGCTCGACGTCCCACATCCGACCCATACTCCGGCGATGGCGCAGGCCGCGCGAGACCTGCGGGAATCCGCGCCACGGGTGCCGTACGGTGCCGGGCGCTGGCGGGTGTGCTCACCATGGCTGGGGCGGGATGTCGGCGACGACGACCCGGTCGACCTGGTCGCCGGCGCGCTCACCTCCCGGGTCCGGATGCTGCACACCATCCGTGAGCTGCACGCGGCCGGCGCCGACGCCTTCGTCGAGTGCGGGGAGTGGCCCGTCGTCACCAAGTTCGTCGAGGCCTCGATCCCCGGGGTGCAGTGTGTCGTTCCGCTGAGCGAGAGCGACCCGGTCGAGGCCGTCCGGGCGCTGGTCGACGAGTCCACCGGCGGTGGCCCGTTCCGCTCACGCTTGGCGGCACCGTCGAGCAACGGGCATGGCCCCGTCGTGCGGGTGAGTGAGCCCGCGCCGGCCGGGCCGGTCGCGACACTCCCCGTCACCGATCTGCCGGTGCGGGCCGCCGTGTCCGAACCACCGGCGGTCCCCGTGTCCTATGTGGCCCCCGTGTCTTATGTGGCCCCCGTCTCCTCCCCGGTCCCCGCCGCTCCTCCGGCTCCGGCTCCCCCGTTCGCTCCGGTCGCGGCCACTCCGGTCGCGGTCGCCCCGGCCGCCGCCCCGGTCGCGGCCGCCTCGACCGTCGTCGCCCCAGTCGCGGTCGCCCCGGCCTCCCCGGTCGCCCCGGTCGCCTCGCCGTCGTCCGCCGGGTCGGACTATGAGACGGTGCTGGCGGAGTTGCGGACGCTCTACGGCGACTTCCTGGGCTACCCGCCCGATCTGCTCGGTGAGGACGACGGCCTGGAGGCCGAGCTGGGTGTGGAGTCGCTCAAGCAGGTCGCCCTGCTCGGGATGGTGTCCGACCGGTACGACCTGCCCGATCTGCGGGCGAATTCCTCTCTGCTGACCGTAGGCACGCTGCGCCGGATCGCGGAGGCCGTCGTGCAGGCCCGAGCGGGGGCCGCCGGACGATGA
- a CDS encoding SDR family oxidoreductase, with translation MTPTENLRGRVALVTGAAKSLGADIVRRLAGSGAHVIVNYFHSVEQAKQLRAELEQAGHSCEFIRASVAKTSEIDRMFDLVQERHGGLDILINNAAGGAFLPLFDIDDTYWQRAWSTNVMAAYHCSRRAAELMAGRDGASILCLSSVGAHQPVQGYGPGGVTKAALESLVRYLALELVGQGIRVNTVLLGSVASEIVVNLDGPAATPGGPAEASELMSRTVSTPEAAKLIVHLLHEDAGFITGQTIVADGGISIGGMQGLRLHSRLADQVSRPARRQPVPAAAVTTASAEAAASAEATASTGATTSTGATTSTEASRPAPERPAAPHPAPASAPAPVAAPAPERTPETPAPAPALASVAAPAQGQAPEADPEAVAVVGLGLVLPGANNTAEFWDRLREGVLLCSEPSAFDLKHFWAPTREETDAFYVREAAYVHGFVPDPASIAEPDGNVGHPGWPRTTRWLRHCAVQALAGVHRRPTDRWLATTTGIHDQTGLGPQGVVLGDEYRRMVREAIPADQDGDWLAELADHAISAHYGGDGGDPKAYLPASVSRDALRGLIPDDSQHLTLDAACASGLFALDAAVKALREGSCDVALAGGTSVIEPIGFTLFCRAQGISMSGRIRPFDKAADGTLIGEGSIMLALKSYARAVADGDRVLGVIRGTGLAADGRGKGIHAPATRGQELAIARAWADAGVEADDVDWVVAHGTGTPVGDEIELRSLLSRLGPRKRACLLTSNKQVFGHTGVLAGLVSVAHALVALERGAVPGQPVVTDPHPLLEDGTRLTVPVRDAPWPTDDARPRVVGVSSFGLGGADAHVVLSDRVPRAAPTRRRGGEAPADTEQLVVVGWNTHLPGLETAQVPAWLSGDGPLPEAGFGVPYPLPSPREVRIPPLTMRHMDPAHLMMLQALGPLLDQLGEPGVSLRPTTAVVVGATLPTTHNTRAALRVHAGECATTFDLLPDPVQARTLKEYLAKGMAEAKGVIPGDLNEDDFTGAVSCILSGRAANYYDFRGMGTSVYAHRDSTHTALDVALRQLRHRACDLALVGAVCQRPISGWDRHLDDLVPEGRSIAEGAAVLAVTRLSTALEHDLPVLGSLSTAVDATDPGPPATPGHALPVLADAGHTYLSLDAMLTVLKAVSTGADTVVTPAAAGSQLIRFTRPDGPHHHGPAQEEPDRATHTEPDTAAHTGSDTAAHTGSDTAAHTEPERTAPERTAPGPAGPEPAEDFTGRRQTLRFVPTPPPQGGSATRSIPPGTIVITDTPDLAAAATGPDTAVWSPRPGLGAAIHVPPEEAPGALAGLPFIPRHIRVLSRLPVLDDGRDDRRDDGSDDAEATRMEDLQDLTFTTLQAALPALRTGGSLGALLLGAVPDDLPPPLSGLFTGLVRSVRAEVPQCGGVTLLSDAPDAATALDQLALAGSAQVPTHTLACRGGDWFTLAVADDHAPPPPAGAASLPPGAVVVAFGGARGITPELLHAIARTSDRPHVYVIGRTPLPETDDALPPQAEFIAAEHRRRPGASVGELRAAYEKAQARLEVRRTVRRLTELCGRDRVHHRVCDVLDSEATTAVLSEVVDRHGRIDLLINTVLDLRSRALHAKTLTDFRAVRATKATGYRNLKRALAGRPPRIWCNFSTLATLAPAPGDVDYCAVNEYLAYASAWAQRHGPVGHQELAILWSGWREVGVASSVTMRETLKRNQMDAYISTEQGCAQFLSAMTRPPAGGVAFFIREDERVLLARRGISTYGPRGISAYGSSGEPRIPAPDAPPPAPPDPSLTSPLLDGVLHRGESWAVFTKTWDPSTLAERDGRWMRHHRVNGEYTLAGTFTLEAAAAAAAALCPGLVVTGFRGLVCRTSITVRLAGPLRTVAVEARVTSRRRDGAEVAVRMTAHRIGKNGKVLRFNDLLCETTVVLADRYPVLAGPPDFSSHDPEPDFAMPVYSPDPPISLTGPFAGTSDYARGPDGNSARFGLDHAAWAPALAGMTVPAILLDAMVHLLLLPPRGDHPPLVGPMAGLDEVELSGPGNDCLLSAEHPAIRLHCDFATGDLTAVSGRGRVLARITGVTAHALDHSGELVRPRARVPQSPLS, from the coding sequence ATGACCCCCACAGAGAACCTGCGAGGTCGGGTCGCCCTGGTGACGGGGGCCGCGAAGAGCCTCGGCGCGGACATCGTGCGCCGCTTGGCGGGGAGCGGGGCCCACGTGATCGTCAATTACTTCCATTCGGTCGAACAGGCGAAGCAGCTGCGGGCGGAGCTGGAACAGGCCGGTCACAGCTGCGAGTTCATCCGTGCCTCGGTGGCCAAGACCAGCGAGATCGACCGGATGTTCGACCTGGTCCAGGAGCGGCACGGCGGTCTGGACATTCTGATCAACAACGCCGCGGGCGGGGCCTTCCTGCCCCTGTTCGACATCGATGACACGTACTGGCAGCGGGCGTGGTCCACCAACGTGATGGCGGCCTACCACTGTTCGCGCCGCGCGGCCGAACTGATGGCGGGAAGAGACGGCGCGAGCATCCTCTGTCTCTCCAGCGTCGGGGCGCACCAGCCGGTTCAGGGTTACGGCCCCGGCGGTGTCACCAAGGCGGCCCTGGAGTCCCTGGTCCGCTATCTGGCGCTCGAACTGGTCGGCCAGGGCATCCGGGTCAACACGGTGCTGCTGGGCTCCGTAGCCAGCGAGATCGTCGTCAACCTCGACGGCCCGGCGGCGACACCGGGTGGCCCGGCCGAGGCCAGCGAGCTGATGAGCCGTACCGTCTCGACGCCGGAGGCGGCCAAGTTGATCGTCCACCTCCTGCACGAGGACGCCGGATTCATCACCGGGCAGACGATCGTCGCCGACGGCGGCATCAGCATCGGCGGGATGCAGGGCCTGCGGTTGCACAGCAGGCTGGCGGACCAGGTGAGCAGGCCCGCCCGGCGCCAACCGGTGCCCGCGGCGGCAGTGACGACGGCGTCGGCCGAGGCGGCGGCGTCGGCCGAGGCGACGGCGTCGACCGGAGCGACGACGTCGACCGGAGCGACGACGTCCACCGAGGCGAGCCGACCCGCCCCCGAACGACCGGCGGCTCCCCACCCCGCACCCGCATCGGCACCGGCTCCGGTGGCCGCCCCGGCGCCGGAGCGAACCCCGGAGACCCCAGCACCGGCACCGGCGTTGGCATCGGTGGCGGCCCCGGCACAGGGCCAAGCGCCGGAGGCGGACCCCGAAGCCGTCGCGGTGGTCGGCCTCGGTCTGGTCCTGCCCGGCGCGAACAACACGGCGGAGTTCTGGGACCGGTTACGGGAGGGCGTCCTGCTCTGCAGCGAGCCGTCCGCCTTCGACCTGAAGCACTTCTGGGCGCCCACCCGGGAGGAGACCGACGCCTTCTACGTTCGCGAGGCCGCGTACGTCCACGGCTTCGTCCCCGACCCCGCCTCGATCGCCGAACCGGACGGGAACGTCGGCCACCCCGGGTGGCCGCGTACCACTCGCTGGCTGCGGCACTGCGCCGTCCAGGCCCTGGCCGGAGTGCACCGACGCCCGACGGACCGCTGGCTCGCCACGACCACCGGTATCCACGACCAGACGGGGCTCGGCCCCCAGGGTGTCGTGCTGGGGGACGAGTACCGGCGCATGGTGCGCGAGGCGATCCCCGCCGACCAGGACGGCGACTGGCTGGCCGAGCTGGCCGACCACGCGATCAGCGCGCACTACGGTGGCGACGGCGGGGACCCGAAGGCCTACCTGCCCGCGTCCGTCTCCCGCGACGCGCTGCGCGGGCTGATCCCCGACGATTCGCAGCACCTGACCCTCGACGCGGCCTGTGCCAGCGGATTGTTCGCTCTGGACGCGGCGGTCAAGGCGCTGCGCGAGGGTTCCTGCGATGTGGCGCTGGCCGGTGGCACCTCGGTGATCGAGCCGATCGGGTTCACCCTCTTCTGCCGGGCCCAGGGCATCTCGATGAGCGGCAGGATACGCCCCTTCGACAAGGCGGCGGACGGAACCCTCATCGGTGAGGGCTCCATCATGCTCGCCCTGAAGTCGTACGCGCGGGCCGTGGCGGACGGCGACCGGGTGCTCGGTGTCATCCGGGGCACCGGTCTGGCCGCCGACGGCCGGGGAAAGGGCATTCACGCCCCGGCCACGCGCGGGCAGGAGCTGGCGATCGCCCGAGCCTGGGCCGACGCGGGCGTCGAGGCCGACGACGTGGACTGGGTGGTGGCACACGGCACCGGCACGCCGGTGGGCGACGAGATCGAACTGCGCTCGCTGCTCTCCCGGTTGGGGCCGCGGAAGCGGGCGTGCCTGCTGACGTCGAACAAGCAGGTCTTCGGGCACACCGGTGTACTGGCGGGCCTGGTCTCGGTCGCGCACGCGCTGGTCGCCCTCGAACGCGGGGCGGTCCCGGGTCAGCCCGTGGTCACCGATCCGCACCCACTGCTGGAGGACGGCACACGGCTGACCGTACCGGTCAGGGACGCGCCCTGGCCGACGGACGACGCACGGCCGCGCGTGGTCGGGGTGTCGTCGTTCGGCCTCGGAGGAGCGGACGCGCACGTGGTCCTGTCCGACCGCGTGCCACGGGCCGCCCCCACGCGGCGGCGGGGCGGAGAAGCCCCCGCGGACACGGAGCAACTGGTCGTCGTGGGCTGGAACACCCATCTGCCCGGCCTGGAAACCGCCCAGGTGCCCGCCTGGCTGAGTGGTGACGGCCCGCTCCCGGAGGCCGGGTTCGGTGTGCCGTACCCCCTGCCGTCCCCACGTGAGGTGCGCATCCCGCCGCTGACGATGCGGCACATGGACCCCGCCCACCTGATGATGCTCCAGGCTCTCGGCCCGCTGCTGGACCAGCTCGGCGAGCCGGGCGTCAGCCTGCGGCCCACCACGGCGGTGGTCGTGGGAGCGACGCTGCCGACCACGCACAACACCCGGGCCGCGCTGCGGGTGCACGCCGGCGAGTGCGCCACCACCTTCGACCTCCTGCCCGACCCGGTGCAGGCGCGGACGCTCAAGGAGTACCTCGCGAAGGGGATGGCGGAGGCCAAGGGGGTGATCCCGGGCGATCTGAACGAGGACGACTTCACCGGGGCGGTCTCCTGCATCCTGTCGGGGCGGGCCGCCAACTACTACGACTTCCGGGGCATGGGCACCAGCGTCTACGCCCACCGGGACTCCACGCACACCGCCCTCGACGTGGCCCTGCGGCAACTCCGGCACCGCGCCTGCGATCTCGCCCTCGTCGGCGCGGTGTGCCAGCGGCCCATCAGCGGCTGGGACCGCCACCTCGACGATCTGGTGCCGGAGGGCCGGTCCATCGCGGAAGGCGCCGCCGTCCTGGCGGTCACCCGGCTCTCCACCGCGCTGGAGCACGACCTGCCCGTCCTGGGTTCGCTCTCCACCGCGGTCGACGCCACCGACCCCGGGCCCCCGGCCACGCCCGGACACGCCCTTCCCGTACTGGCCGACGCCGGACACACCTATCTGTCGCTGGACGCCATGCTGACGGTCCTCAAGGCCGTCTCCACCGGAGCGGACACCGTCGTGACACCCGCCGCCGCCGGATCACAACTGATCCGGTTCACCCGGCCGGACGGCCCGCATCACCACGGCCCGGCCCAGGAGGAGCCGGACCGGGCCACACACACCGAGCCGGACACGGCCGCACACACCGGGTCGGACACGGCCGCACACACCGGGTCGGACACGGCCGCACACACTGAGCCCGAGCGCACCGCGCCCGAGCGCACCGCGCCCGGCCCGGCCGGTCCGGAGCCCGCCGAGGACTTCACCGGCCGCCGCCAGACCCTCCGATTCGTCCCGACGCCCCCGCCGCAGGGCGGCTCGGCCACGCGATCGATCCCGCCGGGCACCATCGTCATCACCGACACCCCGGATCTCGCCGCGGCCGCCACCGGCCCGGACACCGCCGTCTGGTCACCGCGGCCGGGCCTCGGAGCCGCCATCCACGTCCCGCCCGAGGAGGCCCCCGGCGCCCTGGCCGGCCTGCCGTTCATCCCGCGCCATATCCGGGTCCTGTCCCGGCTGCCCGTCCTGGACGACGGACGCGACGACCGACGCGACGACGGGAGCGACGACGCCGAGGCCACGAGGATGGAGGACCTTCAGGACCTCACGTTCACCACACTCCAGGCGGCGCTGCCCGCGCTGCGCACCGGCGGCTCGCTCGGCGCACTCCTGCTCGGCGCGGTGCCGGACGATCTGCCACCCCCGCTGAGCGGGCTGTTCACCGGCCTGGTCCGCTCCGTCCGGGCCGAGGTCCCGCAGTGCGGCGGGGTGACCCTGCTCAGCGACGCGCCGGACGCCGCGACCGCCCTTGACCAGCTGGCACTGGCGGGCTCCGCCCAGGTGCCGACCCACACACTGGCCTGCCGCGGGGGCGACTGGTTCACCCTGGCCGTCGCCGACGACCACGCTCCGCCGCCCCCGGCGGGAGCCGCCTCACTGCCACCCGGCGCGGTCGTGGTCGCCTTCGGCGGCGCGCGGGGCATCACCCCCGAGCTCCTCCACGCGATCGCCCGCACCAGCGACCGGCCGCATGTGTACGTCATCGGCCGCACCCCACTGCCGGAAACCGACGACGCGCTGCCGCCGCAGGCCGAGTTCATCGCCGCCGAACACCGCAGACGCCCCGGCGCCTCGGTGGGCGAGCTGCGCGCCGCCTACGAGAAGGCCCAGGCGCGCCTGGAGGTACGCCGTACCGTGCGACGGCTGACGGAGCTGTGCGGTCGGGACCGGGTCCACCACCGCGTATGCGACGTCCTCGACTCCGAGGCCACCACCGCCGTCCTCAGCGAGGTCGTCGACCGGCACGGACGGATCGACCTGCTCATCAACACCGTCCTCGACCTGCGGTCGCGGGCGCTGCACGCCAAGACCCTGACCGATTTCCGGGCGGTCCGGGCCACCAAGGCGACCGGTTACCGCAACCTCAAACGGGCCCTGGCCGGGCGTCCGCCCCGGATCTGGTGCAACTTCAGCACCCTGGCGACGCTCGCTCCCGCGCCCGGTGACGTCGACTACTGCGCCGTCAACGAGTACCTCGCGTACGCGAGCGCCTGGGCCCAGCGGCACGGACCGGTGGGCCACCAGGAGTTGGCGATCCTCTGGAGCGGCTGGCGCGAGGTCGGCGTCGCGAGCAGCGTCACCATGCGGGAGACCCTCAAACGCAACCAGATGGACGCCTACATCAGCACCGAGCAAGGGTGCGCGCAGTTCCTCTCCGCCATGACCCGGCCACCGGCCGGCGGGGTGGCGTTCTTCATCCGGGAGGACGAACGCGTCCTGCTGGCCCGGCGCGGGATCAGCACCTACGGTCCGCGCGGGATCAGCGCCTACGGCTCCTCCGGCGAGCCGCGGATCCCCGCTCCGGACGCGCCGCCGCCCGCCCCGCCGGATCCGTCGCTGACCAGTCCGCTGCTCGACGGTGTTCTGCACCGTGGCGAGAGCTGGGCCGTCTTCACCAAGACCTGGGATCCGAGCACCCTGGCCGAGCGGGACGGGCGGTGGATGCGTCACCACCGGGTCAACGGTGAGTACACGCTGGCAGGTACGTTCACCCTCGAAGCCGCGGCCGCCGCGGCCGCGGCCCTGTGCCCCGGCCTCGTGGTCACCGGGTTCCGTGGTCTCGTCTGCCGGACGTCGATCACGGTCAGGCTCGCCGGACCGCTGCGCACCGTCGCGGTGGAGGCCCGGGTCACCAGCCGGAGGCGCGACGGCGCCGAGGTGGCCGTCAGGATGACGGCGCACCGGATCGGCAAGAACGGCAAGGTGCTGCGCTTCAACGACCTGCTGTGCGAGACGACGGTCGTGCTGGCGGACCGCTACCCGGTGCTCGCCGGGCCACCCGACTTCTCGTCCCACGACCCCGAACCGGATTTCGCGATGCCGGTCTACTCCCCCGACCCGCCGATCTCGCTCACCGGCCCGTTCGCCGGCACCAGCGACTACGCCCGCGGGCCGGACGGGAACAGCGCCAGGTTCGGCCTGGACCACGCCGCCTGGGCTCCGGCCCTCGCGGGGATGACCGTACCGGCGATCCTGCTGGACGCGATGGTGCATCTGTTGCTGCTGCCACCGCGCGGTGACCACCCGCCCCTGGTCGGCCCGATGGCCGGCCTCGACGAGGTCGAGCTCAGCGGGCCGGGCAACGATTGCCTGCTCAGCGCGGAGCACCCGGCCATCCGGCTGCACTGCGACTTCGCCACCGGGGACCTGACCGCCGTGAGCGGTCGCGGGCGGGTGCTGGCCCGTATCACCGGGGTCACCGCGCACGCCTTGGACCACAGCGGAGAGCTGGTCCGGCCGCGCGCCCGCGTTCCCCAGTCGCCCCTTTCGTGA